A stretch of Sinimarinibacterium sp. NLF-5-8 DNA encodes these proteins:
- a CDS encoding 3-hydroxyacyl-CoA dehydrogenase NAD-binding domain-containing protein: MTAVQFTQDQDGIVTLTLDMPGRSMNVLNDELTQPFVEAITKIETDDSIKGVIITSGKKEFLAGADIDKVYAITDPAEAFKLAEDYKAFLRRLEKCGRPVVCALNGTALGGGLEMALACHYRVAIDNPKAKFGLPEVKLGLLPGGGGTQRLPRLIGMQPALPLMLEGKELNPQKAKQQGIINELASDRDDMLAKAKAWCLANPKAVQPWDDKKFRFPGGDSKNPANVQMWAIAPSMAAAKSYGNYPAVNNIMSCVYEGGIVDFDTGCRVESRYFAELVVSQVSKNMIGTLWFQLNGINKGSSRPEGFARSSVQKLGILGAGMMGAGIAYVSAKVGMQVVLLDSSIEAAERGKSYSTGLLDKAIKRGRATAQSKEELLARITPTVDYADLKGCDLIIEAVFEDRAIKADVTKKAEAQLAASAVFASNTSTLPITGLAEASARPENFIGLHFFSPVDKMPLVEIIKGEKTSAETLAKGFDYVQQIKKTPIVVNDSRGFYTSRCFATYPMEGMALLAEGQHPRSIEVAGMQAGMPVGPLAVQDEVSLSLSLHVVTQTRKDLAAEGKTLDEHPGIKVVEKMCNDLDRPGKKAGKGFYDYPAAGHKLLWKGLAEAFPLAKEQLPQQELIDRLMYAQANEAAKCFEENVVESVADTNIGSIFGWGFAPFQGGALQFINAVGVTHFVARANELAEKYGARFKPANILVKMAAEGRSFK; this comes from the coding sequence ATGACCGCAGTTCAATTCACTCAAGATCAAGACGGCATCGTCACCCTGACGCTGGACATGCCGGGCCGTTCAATGAACGTGCTCAACGATGAACTCACCCAGCCTTTTGTTGAAGCCATCACAAAAATCGAAACCGATGATTCAATCAAAGGCGTGATCATCACCTCCGGCAAAAAAGAGTTTTTGGCCGGCGCGGATATCGACAAGGTTTACGCCATCACTGATCCCGCCGAAGCCTTCAAGCTGGCCGAGGACTACAAAGCCTTTTTGCGCCGCCTGGAAAAATGTGGCCGCCCGGTGGTTTGCGCGCTCAACGGCACCGCCCTTGGCGGCGGCCTGGAAATGGCGCTGGCCTGTCATTACCGCGTCGCCATTGACAACCCCAAAGCCAAGTTTGGCCTGCCCGAAGTCAAGCTCGGCCTGCTGCCCGGCGGCGGCGGCACCCAGCGCCTGCCGCGTTTAATCGGCATGCAACCGGCACTGCCGCTGATGCTGGAGGGCAAAGAGCTGAATCCGCAAAAAGCCAAGCAGCAAGGCATCATCAACGAGCTGGCCAGCGACCGCGACGACATGCTCGCCAAAGCCAAAGCCTGGTGTCTGGCTAATCCCAAGGCCGTGCAGCCGTGGGACGACAAAAAGTTCCGCTTCCCCGGCGGCGACTCCAAAAACCCGGCCAACGTGCAAATGTGGGCGATTGCGCCGTCAATGGCCGCCGCCAAGAGCTATGGCAACTATCCCGCCGTCAACAACATCATGTCCTGCGTTTACGAAGGCGGGATTGTGGACTTTGACACCGGCTGCCGCGTCGAATCGCGCTACTTTGCCGAACTGGTGGTGTCACAAGTGTCGAAAAACATGATCGGCACGCTGTGGTTCCAGCTCAACGGCATCAACAAAGGCAGTTCGCGTCCCGAAGGGTTCGCCCGCAGCAGCGTGCAAAAACTCGGCATTCTGGGTGCTGGCATGATGGGCGCCGGCATTGCCTATGTTTCCGCCAAGGTCGGCATGCAAGTGGTGCTGCTGGACAGCAGCATCGAAGCTGCCGAACGCGGCAAGAGCTACTCCACCGGCCTGCTCGACAAGGCCATCAAACGGGGCCGCGCCACGGCGCAAAGCAAAGAAGAACTGCTCGCGCGCATCACCCCCACCGTGGACTACGCCGACCTCAAAGGCTGCGATCTGATCATCGAAGCCGTGTTTGAAGACCGCGCGATCAAGGCCGACGTCACGAAGAAAGCCGAAGCCCAACTCGCCGCCAGCGCCGTGTTTGCCTCCAACACCTCAACGCTGCCGATCACCGGCCTGGCCGAAGCCAGCGCGCGCCCGGAAAACTTCATCGGCCTGCACTTTTTCTCCCCCGTGGACAAAATGCCGCTGGTGGAAATCATCAAAGGCGAAAAAACCAGTGCCGAAACACTGGCCAAAGGCTTTGACTATGTGCAGCAAATCAAAAAGACGCCCATCGTCGTCAACGACTCGCGCGGTTTTTACACCTCGCGCTGCTTTGCCACCTACCCGATGGAAGGCATGGCGCTGCTCGCCGAAGGCCAGCACCCCCGCAGCATCGAAGTGGCCGGGATGCAAGCCGGGATGCCGGTCGGCCCGCTGGCGGTGCAGGACGAAGTCTCGCTATCGCTGTCGCTGCATGTGGTGACGCAAACCCGCAAAGACCTCGCCGCCGAAGGCAAAACCCTGGACGAGCACCCCGGCATCAAGGTCGTTGAAAAAATGTGCAACGATCTTGACCGCCCCGGCAAAAAAGCCGGTAAAGGCTTTTACGACTACCCCGCTGCCGGTCACAAACTGCTGTGGAAAGGGCTGGCCGAGGCGTTCCCGCTGGCCAAAGAGCAACTGCCGCAGCAAGAGCTGATCGACCGCCTGATGTACGCCCAAGCCAACGAAGCCGCCAAGTGCTTTGAAGAAAACGTGGTCGAATCGGTGGCCGACACCAACATCGGCTCCATCTTTGGCTGGGGCTTTGCCCCATTCCAGGGCGGCGCGCTGCAATTCATCAATGCCGTTGGCGTTACCCACTTTGTCGCCCGCGCCAACGAGCTGGCCGAAAAATACGGCGCGCGCTTCAAGCCCGCCAACATCCTGGTGAAGATGGCCGCCGAAGGCCGCAGCTTTAAATAA
- a CDS encoding acetyl-CoA C-acetyltransferase: MAEAFIYDAVRTPRGKGKKDGSLHQITPIHLVATLLKALKQRNNLDTSLVDDLVLGCVTPVGEQGADLARVAVLYADWAQTVAGVTQSRFCASGLESVNIAAQKVMSGMEDLIVAGGVESMSRWAMGSDGGAWAMDPRVNQHTGFTPQGVGADTIATLEGFSREDVDNFALESQRKAAFARDHGHFAKSLIPVKDIAGLTVLDHDEFIRADATMEGLAKLKPSFEAMGQMGFDATVMRKYTTLEAINHVHHAGNSSGIVDGAGLMLIGSKEMGQKLGLKPRARIVQTAVIGSEPTIMLTGIGPSAQKALKRAGMKASDIDLYEINEAFAAVVMRAQRDLDIDPAKVNVNGGAIAMGHPLGATGCMILGTLLDELERQNKQTGLATLCVGAGMGIATIIERV, encoded by the coding sequence ATGGCCGAAGCATTTATTTATGACGCCGTCCGCACCCCGCGCGGTAAAGGCAAAAAAGACGGCAGCCTGCACCAGATCACCCCGATCCATCTGGTTGCCACGCTGCTCAAAGCCCTCAAACAGCGCAACAACCTCGACACCTCATTGGTGGACGATCTGGTTTTGGGCTGCGTCACCCCCGTGGGCGAACAAGGCGCTGACCTTGCGCGCGTGGCGGTGCTGTATGCCGACTGGGCGCAAACCGTCGCGGGCGTTACCCAATCGCGCTTCTGCGCATCAGGGCTGGAGTCGGTCAACATCGCCGCACAAAAGGTGATGTCCGGCATGGAAGATTTGATCGTCGCTGGCGGCGTTGAAAGCATGTCGCGCTGGGCTATGGGTTCCGACGGCGGCGCCTGGGCGATGGACCCGCGCGTCAACCAGCACACCGGCTTTACCCCGCAGGGTGTGGGCGCCGACACCATTGCCACGCTCGAAGGTTTTTCCCGCGAGGACGTGGACAACTTTGCGCTGGAATCGCAACGCAAGGCCGCCTTTGCGCGCGATCACGGCCACTTTGCCAAGTCATTGATTCCGGTCAAAGACATCGCCGGCTTAACCGTGCTCGATCACGATGAGTTCATCCGCGCCGATGCCACGATGGAAGGGCTGGCCAAACTCAAACCCTCGTTTGAAGCGATGGGACAAATGGGTTTTGACGCCACCGTGATGCGCAAATACACCACGCTGGAAGCCATCAACCACGTTCACCACGCCGGTAACTCCTCCGGCATCGTTGACGGTGCCGGCTTGATGCTGATCGGCAGCAAAGAAATGGGGCAAAAACTCGGCCTCAAACCGCGCGCGCGCATCGTGCAAACGGCGGTGATCGGCTCCGAGCCCACCATCATGCTCACCGGCATTGGCCCTTCGGCGCAAAAAGCGCTCAAGCGCGCGGGCATGAAGGCATCCGACATTGACCTGTATGAAATCAACGAAGCCTTTGCCGCCGTGGTCATGCGCGCGCAGCGCGATCTGGATATTGACCCGGCCAAGGTCAACGTCAACGGCGGTGCGATTGCGATGGGACACCCGCTGGGCGCCACCGGCTGCATGATTTTGGGCACCCTGCTCGACGAGCTGGAACGCCAGAACAAGCAAACCGGCCTGGCCACGCTGTGCGTCGGCGCGGGCATGGGCATTGCCACCATCATCGAGCGCGTTTAA
- a CDS encoding TetR/AcrR family transcriptional regulator: MTNMQVSAVDSRQLDADTRLRIEAAVLDAFSDREFHRVGLIEIARGANVSLQTLYKYYGSKEALLFCSLDTWLGQLAERMLDHLQGIEDYKERLRKVFWVFLDFSEKNPKIVQTMLSSVYINTWRKQGAQYDNEELFGTFIRVLAEGREKGVLTDAVDEKILLDYFMGVLFRLVQSYVQRGMKDSLTARANVLFEMLWRAISKPGGEV; this comes from the coding sequence ATGACAAATATGCAAGTTTCGGCGGTGGATTCACGCCAGCTCGATGCGGATACCCGTCTGCGCATCGAGGCGGCGGTGCTGGATGCGTTTTCCGATCGTGAGTTTCATCGCGTGGGACTGATCGAGATTGCGCGCGGTGCCAATGTGTCACTGCAAACGCTGTACAAGTACTACGGCAGCAAAGAGGCGCTGCTGTTTTGCAGCCTGGATACCTGGCTGGGGCAGTTGGCCGAGCGGATGCTTGATCATTTGCAGGGTATCGAGGATTACAAGGAGCGCCTGCGCAAGGTGTTCTGGGTGTTTTTGGATTTTTCTGAAAAAAATCCCAAGATCGTGCAAACCATGCTCAGTTCGGTGTACATCAACACCTGGCGCAAGCAAGGCGCGCAGTACGATAACGAGGAGCTGTTTGGCACGTTTATCCGGGTGCTGGCCGAAGGGCGCGAAAAAGGCGTGCTAACCGACGCCGTGGATGAAAAAATCCTGCTCGATTACTTCATGGGCGTGCTGTTCCGGCTGGTGCAGAGCTATGTGCAGCGGGGCATGAAGGACTCGCTGACCGCGCGCGCCAACGTGTTGTTTGAAATGCTCTGGCGCGCGATCTCAAAGCCGGGCGGGGAGGTTTGA
- a CDS encoding DUF2251 domain-containing protein has protein sequence MPALLVAEQLITPGQARVIDARSPFAPLATRFEDDGHTAYFYALDFEDEGGFAVADSMLIYNVRALQMPHQPAKLQIIWSTDGRMSGLFIDDYAHAIFDFNRKRGYCRSNFPHAGEVWSVDGHDWREPALKRLFADADTPTPAQSNLPARL, from the coding sequence ATGCCTGCTTTACTGGTTGCCGAACAGCTCATCACCCCCGGCCAAGCGCGCGTGATTGACGCGCGCTCACCGTTTGCCCCGCTGGCCACACGCTTTGAAGATGATGGCCACACCGCTTATTTTTACGCCCTTGATTTTGAGGATGAAGGCGGCTTTGCCGTTGCTGATTCCATGCTGATTTACAACGTGCGCGCGCTGCAAATGCCGCATCAACCCGCAAAACTCCAAATCATCTGGTCCACCGATGGCCGCATGAGCGGGCTGTTTATTGACGATTACGCTCACGCTATTTTTGACTTCAACCGCAAGCGCGGCTACTGCCGCAGCAACTTTCCTCACGCCGGTGAAGTGTGGAGTGTGGACGGCCACGACTGGCGCGAACCGGCGCTCAAGCGCCTGTTTGCCGATGCCGACACGCCCACCCCGGCCCAATCAAACCTCCCCGCCCGGCTTTGA
- a CDS encoding alpha/beta hydrolase: MSNSLADPVEWLCHGTTLRAIHYAPRHSDFVHQGRAPCIVLAHGLGGVRTARLDAYAERFAQAGFHALAFDYRFFGQSDGQPRQNFNIRAQLDDWASAIAFARELPGVDAGRIALWGSSFSGGHVVVAAAEDGHIQAVSSQGPMMDGRAAFLNVLRYAGVGQGLRLSAHAVLDALMSPLGKRHTIALVAAPGEVGVMTSADAVSGYTAIASEDWHNTITSSWLLQLPLYRPIRYARRLPCPILIGICMQDSVAPVSAAEALAKRAGARAQICRYDVGHFDIYVGAAFEQAVADQIAFFTEKLGASPH, from the coding sequence ATGTCGAACAGCCTTGCTGATCCCGTCGAGTGGCTTTGCCACGGCACCACGTTGCGTGCAATCCATTACGCGCCCCGACACAGTGATTTTGTCCACCAGGGGCGCGCACCGTGCATCGTTCTGGCACACGGTTTGGGCGGCGTGCGCACCGCGCGCCTGGACGCTTACGCCGAACGCTTTGCCCAAGCCGGTTTTCATGCGCTGGCGTTTGATTACCGTTTTTTTGGCCAATCAGACGGCCAGCCCCGGCAAAACTTCAACATCCGCGCGCAGTTGGATGACTGGGCCAGCGCGATTGCCTTTGCGCGCGAATTACCGGGTGTTGATGCCGGTCGTATCGCCCTCTGGGGCAGCTCTTTTTCCGGCGGCCATGTCGTCGTTGCCGCTGCCGAGGACGGCCACATTCAGGCCGTCAGCAGCCAAGGGCCGATGATGGATGGCCGTGCCGCTTTTTTGAATGTGCTGCGTTACGCCGGCGTGGGACAAGGCCTACGTCTCAGCGCCCACGCGGTGCTGGACGCACTGATGAGCCCGCTGGGCAAACGCCACACCATTGCGCTGGTGGCCGCCCCCGGCGAGGTCGGGGTGATGACCTCGGCTGATGCGGTTTCGGGTTACACCGCTATTGCCTCTGAGGATTGGCACAACACCATCACCAGCTCATGGCTTCTGCAACTGCCGCTGTATCGCCCGATCCGCTACGCACGGCGCCTGCCTTGCCCCATTTTGATCGGGATTTGCATGCAAGATTCAGTCGCGCCGGTCAGCGCCGCCGAAGCTCTGGCCAAACGTGCCGGCGCGCGCGCGCAGATCTGCCGCTACGATGTCGGTCACTTTGATATTTATGTGGGCGCTGCGTTTGAGCAGGCGGTTGCCGATCAAATCGCCTTTTTCACCGAAAAACTGGGGGCTTCACCGCACTAA
- a CDS encoding MerR family transcriptional regulator has protein sequence MDKTDSGSKPAALHRTQTSAREYTVQELARAGKTTVRNVRAYQDRGLLPPPQRRGRIGVYDASHLSRLRIINQMLARGYTLASIGELLQAWQRGADLAGLLGLETAVSSPWSDEQPKRYSLLELHKLFGEGFELTWLARAVELELLIPEGIGFIAPSPRMIEVGGALVQAGIPLDEMLEVVAQLRGHIQQATDQMVRLVEHYLFAPYGKGLPPAQEVPRLAEVIWGLRPLVNTAVNAEVARAMEASASRHLSDRLATILSYAGKSANSSS, from the coding sequence ATGGATAAAACAGATTCCGGATCAAAACCCGCTGCATTGCATCGCACACAAACCAGTGCGCGTGAATATACCGTTCAGGAGTTGGCGCGCGCGGGCAAGACAACGGTGCGCAATGTGCGCGCTTATCAGGATCGGGGGCTGCTGCCGCCGCCGCAGCGGCGCGGTCGCATCGGGGTGTATGACGCATCGCATTTGTCGCGCTTGCGCATCATCAATCAGATGCTCGCGCGCGGTTACACCTTGGCCAGTATTGGCGAATTGCTGCAAGCCTGGCAGCGTGGCGCCGATCTGGCGGGGCTATTGGGGCTGGAAACGGCCGTGTCCAGTCCGTGGAGTGATGAGCAGCCCAAACGCTATTCGCTGCTGGAGCTGCACAAGCTGTTTGGCGAGGGGTTTGAGCTGACCTGGCTGGCGCGCGCGGTCGAACTGGAACTGTTGATCCCGGAGGGCATCGGTTTTATCGCGCCCAGCCCGCGCATGATCGAGGTTGGCGGGGCGTTGGTTCAGGCCGGTATCCCGCTGGATGAGATGCTCGAAGTAGTGGCGCAGTTGCGTGGGCATATCCAGCAGGCGACCGACCAAATGGTGCGGCTGGTCGAGCATTATCTGTTTGCACCCTATGGCAAAGGTCTGCCGCCCGCCCAGGAAGTCCCGCGCCTTGCCGAAGTGATCTGGGGCTTGCGTCCGCTGGTGAACACTGCGGTCAACGCCGAGGTCGCACGGGCGATGGAAGCCTCGGCCAGCCGGCATTTGTCGGATCGGCTGGCAACGATCTTGAGTTACGCCGGGAAAAGCGCCAACAGTTCGTCATGA
- a CDS encoding SDR family oxidoreductase yields the protein MKSFHNKVAAITGAASGIGRALAIDLASQGCHLSLADLNTGELEKTAELARLSGVTVTTAKLDVSDRDAIYAWAEQTVADHDRVNLIFNNAGVALGASIEGASDEDLHWIMDINYWGVVHGTRAFLPHLRASGDGHIINISSIFGIVAVPSQGAYNATKFAVRGFTECLRQELEISKAPVSATCVHPGGIKTNIAKSARFDEDAMKDLTGGKSAAQSKARFEKMFTTTPETAARTILNGVKHNSRRVLIGSDAKVVDLTQRLLPSTYQRVVSTFTKLSMR from the coding sequence ATGAAATCTTTCCATAACAAAGTTGCCGCCATTACCGGCGCGGCCTCCGGCATTGGCCGTGCGCTGGCGATTGATCTTGCCAGCCAGGGCTGCCATTTATCACTGGCCGATCTGAATACTGGTGAGCTGGAAAAAACGGCTGAACTGGCACGCCTGTCCGGCGTGACCGTCACCACAGCCAAGCTCGACGTCAGCGACCGCGACGCCATCTACGCCTGGGCCGAACAAACGGTGGCCGATCACGATCGCGTCAACCTGATTTTCAACAACGCCGGTGTGGCACTCGGTGCCAGCATCGAAGGCGCCAGTGATGAAGATCTGCACTGGATCATGGACATCAACTACTGGGGTGTGGTTCACGGCACGCGCGCGTTTTTACCGCATCTGCGTGCCTCCGGTGACGGCCACATCATCAATATCTCCAGCATTTTCGGCATTGTTGCCGTCCCCAGCCAGGGCGCCTACAACGCCACCAAATTCGCCGTGCGCGGCTTTACCGAATGCCTGCGTCAGGAGCTGGAAATCAGCAAGGCGCCGGTTAGCGCCACTTGCGTACACCCCGGCGGAATCAAAACCAACATTGCCAAGTCCGCGCGCTTTGATGAGGACGCAATGAAAGACCTCACCGGAGGCAAAAGCGCCGCACAAAGCAAGGCCCGCTTCGAAAAAATGTTCACCACCACCCCCGAAACTGCCGCGCGCACGATTTTGAACGGCGTCAAGCACAACAGCCGCCGCGTGTTGATTGGCTCCGACGCCAAGGTGGTCGACCTCACCCAGCGACTGCTGCCCAGCACCTATCAGCGCGTGGTGTCCACATTCACCAAACTGTCGATGCGCTGA
- a CDS encoding RND family transporter, whose product MTDKILAAVEPVIYGKRKITHIIFLILTALLAIQTARLVPDAGYLKTVPLNHPYMDTFRNYYTDFGGANTVLFSLTKDEGDIYTPEFMDKLQKATDDIFFTPGVDRARVMSLFTPNVNYVENIEGGLAGATVIPPDYEPTPEILEKVRSNVAKAQVIGRLVTNDQRGAMIMTELLEIDPTTGEKLDYRSVGSYLEKLRAKYETDGVTVQVIGFAKIVDDMTNASLEVAGFFVLALIITGILLWLYCGSFKLGMIPLLSSIIAVIWEMGLLRTIGFGLDPFAILVPFLILAGSVGHGVQYVNAWVDEMDAGHSNYEASLITFRRLAIAGMAALLTDMAGFATIYLIDIQIIREMSINAVLGGFGIIVANKILVPIWLTHLEVKDVHAFVERNRAKDAKLKPIWWKLSAVTQPKVGALILIFCGVVAGWSHWAAKGLQIGDAIKGVPELRPDSRFNQDFNAITDNYQIAVDIFKVVAETKPNGCIDYELMEQVDRFAWQLENNPGVQSSLSLLTFAKLVYQGLSEGRLNALVLPRNQFAMAQATALVPTSTGLLNDDCDALAVYLFTKDHKATTISNIVDEVKAFNTANAEEFYKRAQGSVTPEYCEAKYSKFQQYKAANRDVLTASTGGDPETMRLASQKRDELLSEYESMEKNCPVNFALATGNVGVMAATNEVVKQKETEIVYWVYGAIILLLWLSFRDWRALACIVLPLALVSQLGYGIMAELNIGMKVATLPVLALAVGIGVDYGVYIFGVLYSEMKTGKSLRQAYYETLCSTGKAVIFTGATLAIAVFTWLWSELQFQIDMGLLMLFMFTANMLGAILALPALAAFFYPSHLSQSPAQQAASDPKVTDHKPA is encoded by the coding sequence ATGACCGACAAGATCCTGGCCGCAGTAGAGCCAGTGATTTACGGCAAACGCAAGATCACCCACATCATCTTTCTGATTCTGACGGCGCTGCTGGCGATTCAAACCGCGCGCCTGGTGCCCGATGCCGGGTACCTCAAGACGGTACCGCTGAACCATCCGTACATGGACACGTTCCGCAACTATTACACCGACTTTGGCGGCGCCAATACGGTTTTGTTTTCATTGACCAAGGATGAAGGCGACATCTACACGCCCGAGTTCATGGACAAGCTGCAAAAAGCCACCGATGACATCTTCTTCACCCCCGGCGTCGATCGCGCGCGCGTGATGTCGCTGTTCACCCCCAACGTCAATTACGTTGAAAACATCGAAGGCGGGCTGGCCGGTGCAACCGTCATCCCTCCCGATTACGAGCCCACGCCGGAGATCTTGGAAAAAGTACGCTCCAACGTCGCCAAGGCGCAGGTCATCGGACGCCTGGTCACCAATGATCAACGCGGCGCGATGATCATGACGGAGCTGCTCGAAATCGACCCCACCACCGGGGAAAAACTCGATTACCGCAGCGTTGGCAGCTACCTTGAAAAACTGCGTGCCAAATACGAAACCGATGGCGTCACCGTCCAGGTGATCGGCTTTGCCAAGATCGTGGATGACATGACCAATGCCTCTTTGGAAGTGGCAGGGTTCTTCGTTCTGGCACTGATCATCACCGGCATTTTGCTGTGGCTGTACTGCGGCTCGTTCAAGCTCGGCATGATCCCGCTGCTGTCTTCAATCATCGCCGTCATCTGGGAAATGGGGTTGCTGCGCACCATCGGCTTTGGGCTTGATCCGTTTGCGATTTTGGTGCCCTTTCTCATTTTGGCAGGCTCTGTGGGTCACGGCGTGCAGTACGTCAACGCCTGGGTTGACGAAATGGACGCCGGGCACAGCAACTACGAAGCCTCGCTGATCACCTTTCGCCGCCTCGCGATTGCAGGCATGGCGGCACTGCTCACCGACATGGCCGGGTTTGCCACCATTTATTTGATCGACATCCAGATCATTCGTGAAATGTCCATCAACGCCGTGCTGGGTGGTTTTGGCATCATCGTTGCCAACAAGATTCTGGTGCCGATCTGGCTCACCCACCTGGAAGTCAAAGACGTTCATGCCTTTGTTGAACGCAACCGCGCCAAGGACGCCAAACTTAAGCCGATCTGGTGGAAACTGTCTGCGGTGACCCAGCCCAAGGTTGGTGCGTTGATCCTGATTTTCTGTGGTGTTGTTGCTGGCTGGTCACACTGGGCAGCCAAAGGCTTGCAAATTGGTGATGCCATCAAAGGCGTGCCCGAACTGCGCCCGGATTCGCGCTTTAACCAAGATTTCAACGCGATTACCGACAACTACCAGATTGCGGTGGACATCTTCAAGGTCGTCGCCGAAACCAAGCCCAACGGCTGTATCGACTACGAGCTCATGGAGCAAGTCGATCGCTTTGCCTGGCAGCTTGAAAACAACCCCGGCGTGCAATCGTCACTGTCGCTGCTCACCTTTGCCAAACTGGTCTACCAAGGATTGTCTGAAGGGCGCTTGAATGCACTGGTTCTGCCGCGCAACCAGTTCGCCATGGCACAGGCCACGGCGCTGGTGCCCACCAGCACCGGCCTGCTCAACGATGACTGCGACGCGCTGGCGGTGTACCTGTTCACCAAAGATCACAAGGCCACCACCATCAGCAATATCGTTGATGAAGTCAAAGCCTTCAACACAGCCAACGCCGAGGAGTTTTACAAGCGCGCGCAAGGCAGTGTCACGCCGGAATACTGTGAGGCCAAATACAGCAAGTTCCAGCAGTACAAGGCTGCCAACCGTGATGTTCTGACCGCATCGACGGGTGGCGATCCCGAAACCATGCGCCTGGCCAGCCAGAAGCGTGATGAGCTGCTGTCGGAATACGAGTCGATGGAGAAAAATTGCCCGGTCAACTTTGCCCTGGCCACCGGCAACGTCGGCGTCATGGCGGCCACCAACGAAGTGGTCAAGCAAAAAGAAACCGAGATCGTCTACTGGGTCTATGGCGCCATCATCCTGCTGCTGTGGCTGTCGTTCCGTGACTGGCGCGCGCTGGCCTGCATCGTGTTGCCGCTGGCGCTGGTTTCGCAGCTGGGCTACGGCATCATGGCCGAGCTCAACATCGGCATGAAAGTCGCCACCCTGCCGGTACTGGCTCTGGCCGTGGGGATTGGCGTGGACTACGGCGTGTATATTTTCGGCGTGCTGTACTCGGAGATGAAAACCGGCAAATCCCTGCGCCAGGCGTACTACGAAACCCTGTGCAGCACCGGCAAGGCGGTGATCTTCACTGGCGCAACACTGGCGATTGCCGTGTTTACCTGGCTGTGGTCCGAGCTGCAATTCCAGATCGACATGGGGCTGTTGATGCTGTTCATGTTCACCGCCAACATGCTCGGTGCGATTCTGGCGCTGCCGGCACTGGCCGCATTCTTCTACCCATCACACCTCTCGCAATCCCCCGCTCAACAGGCGGCCTCCGATCCCAAAGTTACGGATCACAAACCCGCCTGA
- a CDS encoding YCF48-related protein produces the protein MMARITRLCSTALAAVLLLNGSIVNAQQEDDEIDTSLEPRPAVMAARASSALLLDVTRAGGQLVAVGQRGNILRSQDGKTWQQAPVPVDTTLTRVRFADAQHGWAVGYDAAVLATEDGGQSWQQLHYDARWARPYYDIHFTDSQNGLVAGANGTLLATHDAGQSWAQVESDAFEEGPNLYNLIVLGDGSLLIVGERGFLARSFDAGQTWQRLNSPYSGPLFGALPINQKGLLIFGLRGNVFYAENIDQCQILTTEIRQAQLDAELDPEQANTLSALRDVPGWRAMDNESTESLYGGTVGANGQITLVGGNGHVMQVSLSNQQVTRLPITPANNMNAGVMLDHDLVVAGTNGVQRIALTP, from the coding sequence ATGATGGCGCGTATCACTCGCCTGTGCAGCACTGCCCTTGCGGCAGTGCTGTTGCTCAACGGTTCAATCGTCAATGCTCAGCAAGAGGATGACGAAATCGATACCTCGCTCGAACCACGGCCTGCGGTGATGGCTGCGCGCGCGTCGTCAGCGTTGCTCCTGGATGTCACTCGTGCCGGCGGCCAGTTGGTGGCCGTCGGCCAGCGCGGCAATATCCTGCGTTCCCAGGACGGAAAAACCTGGCAACAGGCTCCGGTTCCGGTGGATACCACCCTCACGCGCGTTCGCTTTGCCGATGCCCAGCATGGCTGGGCCGTCGGCTACGACGCCGCAGTGCTGGCCACCGAGGATGGGGGCCAAAGCTGGCAACAACTGCACTACGACGCGCGCTGGGCACGTCCGTATTACGACATCCACTTCACCGATTCACAAAATGGCCTGGTTGCCGGTGCCAATGGCACTTTGCTGGCAACGCATGATGCCGGACAAAGCTGGGCGCAGGTCGAGTCCGACGCTTTTGAAGAAGGTCCCAATCTCTACAATCTGATCGTGTTGGGAGACGGCTCACTACTGATTGTCGGTGAGCGTGGCTTTCTGGCACGTTCGTTCGACGCCGGCCAAACCTGGCAACGCCTCAATTCTCCCTACAGCGGCCCTTTGTTCGGCGCCTTGCCGATCAACCAAAAAGGGCTGCTCATCTTTGGTCTGCGCGGCAACGTCTTTTATGCCGAGAATATTGACCAGTGCCAGATCCTCACGACCGAAATCCGTCAGGCTCAGCTGGATGCCGAACTGGACCCCGAACAGGCCAACACCCTGAGCGCCCTGCGTGATGTTCCGGGCTGGCGCGCGATGGACAATGAATCGACCGAAAGCCTTTACGGCGGTACCGTTGGTGCCAACGGACAGATCACACTGGTTGGCGGCAATGGTCACGTCATGCAGGTCTCGCTGAGCAATCAGCAAGTGACCCGCCTGCCAATCACCCCGGCCAACAACATGAATGCCGGTGTCATGCTGGATCATGATCTGGTGGTGGCCGGCACCAATGGTGTCCAGCGCATCGCCCTGACGCCTTGA